A single genomic interval of Osmerus eperlanus chromosome 14, fOsmEpe2.1, whole genome shotgun sequence harbors:
- the LOC134033536 gene encoding uncharacterized protein KIAA2026 isoform X2: MRTPPASKMKGLQTDACNPPNVHHHTMLEQDMSNEAANHTGRPLLFHNQDCTSESDSGPHHSGGVVHIVSSSDPKWHSSTECDPATEGLSNGACGLENVSSHCDSSTDLALSQGVSEISNDLSLPEVCISSNTAVQEEDLSYEVQQAYRIFSGFLLDKHKGITTPFLHPIGLEDQSGVGLRVRGQTRQSMCLRRMEEKFLGREYETITEFVADFRLMLENCYRHHGVDHWVSKQAQKLEIMLEQKLTLLSRTLRERTTLVMTSKGRFGAEDQRGPALGGTSTRRRSVPRSLATITVGGHESLMVQALRLEEQQRVKEERRQRELEKKEAEETSAKEVEEWEGGLLSQASPWSIHTMWELPAIGHFLCLAQAALNLPEIVFFELERCLLMPRCSSFLAKVMSSLLCAPQRRPTLHRRPALPYRRWEAELRLRVLGWYRAVGAAEDQGPRAEQLGLDQQVFRKLGEVSPLEEHPFHLLSFLQRVWLLKALCDNVYQTQKEVQDAVLGQPIHECRESILGYDGQENAYIHFPHFCGADLRIYCQSPSLPPQFPLPPVQVRRLEPAEGEDGGDSDPQKGEEQEEVEEGAGSCSLLVSMKTEEQEEKQVGGGVKGENGEVSGAGTFHPPWGLKKEEASSSDEEEVVKEDLKLNVRRSSRRSLSGQSGSRDCVSSGGRNRRSMKEEPLSEEDVNVRHRVKREVKTELREPCLSVGEHSYTGRSPARSAPTPARTPKVEAGATPSPAEVHGTCLECSQGSGSEQHRNCHCSSARLSSGSESWSGSGSGSSHDRPSEGGRMERIRTKRKKRKRKRGGGRVLRSLTGGGGGRKRPDRSRRCRDKAAESALETADNCTVKKDRRKQEIGKTVETQKLALKKTKPLFQVEPAFKLVCTSLQELRELISRTEDELDELESAKKRSGRWYFKREAVKDLHITLIRLLNELSPWEPKLVKAFHRNRLRLKKDHDDFKKHPEYANFVREEWVAEEVARRARRGDGASSSSSSFSDCSSRLEEEEEEDTVPRGLWAAADLKQVGTEAAVDGLVTLQQVGTPGDLRPITRYLKRMGSDVEDHPALRKRCRAASGADLTVPSSCGGEADLQSRPGAREQNPAGVVQTHIQTQIQAGRTGPAVLSPAVGYPRRYQPIPTLLAKSVGNKVTLMHRPPSPEPPPAPPAPPGQPPNRTLTSSSPHATGPSLLASLQHSQPPSSLPTFTPTPAAKLQLPATSSATAPMAGKSPGPTSPVPKSPVRVVYQVPEALGLLKKDGSPVKISVQPLLDQKTRDQIMHQVVILPSSLLLHRPSEERKELRTKTARGSSPSKPSSGLSLPGGSSIPIQPVAPLKEPRGGRDGTPSPHVSTRQLQTLPAGFKVVHAPGSKTSTPQTVMPNRSLTASAVSTDSSEAHVDPKQELKTICIRDSQSILVTTRGGNTGVVKVQASSEQNPHGLSPNSPVITISPQLKAFLVSKTSPPPLAPSTDPSSTAPRSSMVPQSQSQSSPSGLRISTGPALHHTPVSPTPSSPSIPASSIVTLAMNRGPGLISLPAAAKPGLASASASQTTVAVSTQGPLSPNCPVTLPQSPSMPMLGLTQNALLQCVSSPAGKRAGADDKQPITKFILVTPTSNATPTPIKPVVLPGSKLMFVSQSTVCSSPTTTSSIGSIPKQAQVPGLVGQPLTSSEPADAGKKGAHRNPNVCNTSTSEVLSMVPSFALPSGVQIRLPGQTTSNATQHPVKGSPFCISRPGGLAASSTGLVLVQSTSTIPSLGPVGSRGSGAGKVETPHCAVRTTQPTPPHIQDPQYHNPSGAIGTPAQVIKAPPPSPRAMPSSPVTPAGNVCTSPTPGTTGTVQQRIVINTSAPLAAGTQILLNNTRFVVPPQGLGPGSHILIITSPAPAPQGASPATSCPLGSTLPGTLAPVSAPLPVGAPALVPVPTRLAGTVVPALAPTQPAQQGPRMATPGAQPQKVALRLPATPIHPSISLSVPRQVGAVRAPLLASSTLSSSSPPGSFGAGQVVGSTQSTLKQAVLPTGATRTPVRAQLMSTVQPIQALTTRTQGPPTAAVPPIGSALSRVQSLPIATVLPIGSSFNSTQVAPVAVVPPSNSTVITTPAQPIRTLRTSETVTLPVALPNQMQDLEKPLVQVPFMSPVVPTKLLVSPDGAVLNTVLGPVNQASPVGLSALNSTLVVSPSVSSVRVLPSLGSDGSMDGTPTPTGTGLPDL; the protein is encoded by the exons ATGAG GACACCTCCAGCCAGCAAGATGAAGGGGCTCCAGACGGATGCCTGTAACCCACCCAATGTACATCATCACACAATGCTGGAGCAGGACATGTCAAACGAGGCAGCCAACCACACTGGCCGGCCCCTTCTCTTCCACAACCAGGACTGcacctcagagtcagactcgggcCCCCATCACAGTGGAGGTGTGGTCCACATCGTGTCGTCCTCAGACCCCAAATGGCACAGCAGCACTGAATGTGACCCAGCCACCGAAGGGCTCAGCAACGGGGCGTGCGGGCTGGAGAATGTTTCGTCCCACTGTGACAGCAGCACTGACCTTGCACTGAGCCAAGGCGTGTCTGAGATCTCCAACGACCTCTCCCTCCCAGAGGTCTGCATCTCCTCCAACACTGCAGTGCAGGAGGAGGACTTGAGCTATGAGGTCCAGCAGGCTTACAGGATATTCAGTGGGTTCCTTCTGGACAAGCACAAGGGCATCACAACCCCCTTCCTTCACCCTATTGGGCTGGAGGATCAGAGTGGGGTGGGcctcagggtcaggggtcagaccaGGCAGTCTATGTGTctgagaaggatggaggagaagttCCTAGGCCGGGAGTACGAGACAATAACAGAGTTTGTAGCCGACTTCAGGCTGATGCTGGAGAATTGTTATCGGCACCACGGGGTGGACCATTGGGTCTCCAAACAAGCCCAGAAACTGGAGATAATGCTGGAACAGAAACTCACCTTGCTTTCCAG AACCCTGCGAGAGAGGACCACTCTGGTGATGACGTCCAAGGGTCGCTTCGGGGCGGAGGACCAGCGTGGCCCGGCTCTGGGGGGGACGTCCACCCGGAGGAGGTCGGTGCCCCGTAGCCTGGCCACCATCACCGTGGGTGGGCACGAGTCCCTCATGGTGCAGGCTCTGCgtctggaggagcagcagagggtCAAGGAGGAGAGGCG GCAACGAGagctggagaagaaggaggcggaggagacgTCAgccaaggaggtggaggagtgggagggcggcctcctctcccaggcctcCCCCTGGTCCATCCACACCATGTGGGAGCTGCCTGCCATCGGACACTTCCTGTGCCTGGCCCAGGCGGCCCTCAACCTCCCGGAGATTGTGTTCTTCGAGCTGGAGCGCTGCCTCCTGATGCCTCGCTGCAGCTCCTTCCTGGCCAAGGTCATGAGCTCCCTGCTGTGTGCTCCCCAGAGGAGGCCCACGCTGCACCGCCGGCCCGCCCTTCCCTACCGCCGCTGGGAGGCGGAGCTGAGgctgagggtgctgggctggtaccGGGCCGTGGGGGCCGCCGAGGACCAGGGGCCCCGGGCTGAGCAGCTGGGACTGGACCAGCAG GTGTTTAGGAAGCTTGGGGAAGTCAGTCCCCTGGAGGAGCaccccttccacctgctctccttcctccagcgCGTGTGGCTCCTCAAGGCGCTCTGCGACAACGTGTACCAGACCCAGAAGGAGGTCCAGGACGCCGTGCTGGGCCAGCCCATCCACGAGTGCCGCGAGTCCATCCTGGGCTACGATGGGCAGGAGAACGCTTACATCCACTTCCCCCACTTCTGCGGCGCCGACCTGAGGATCTACTGCCAgagccccagcctgcctccccagtTCCCCCTGCCGCCTGTCCAGGTCCGCAGGCTGGAGCCCGcggagggggaggacgggggggactCTGACCCGCAGAAGGgggaagaacaggaggaggtggaggagggtgctgggagttgtagtctCCTGGTTTCGATGAAgacggaggagcaggaggagaagcaggtggggggaggggtcaaaGGGGAGAACGGCGAGGTCAGCGGGGCGGGGACCTTTCACCCCCCCTGGGGGCTGAAGAAAGAGGAGGCTTCGTCATCGGACGAGGAAGAGGTGGTGAAGGAAGATTTGAAACTGAATGTAAGGAGGAGTAGTCGTCGCTCCCTTTCTGGCCAATCAGGATCCAGGGACTGTGTCAGTTCTGGGGGGAGGAATCGGAGGAGCATGAAGGAGGAGCCTCTGTCTGAGGAGGACGTCAACGTCAGACACAGAGTCAAACGAGAAGTCAAAACAGAGTTACGTGAACCCTGTCTGAGTGTTGGGGAGCACAGCTACACCGGGAGGTCTCCTGCTCGCTCCGCCCCCACACCCGCCAGAACGCCAAAGGTGGAGGCGGGGGCCACCCCCTCCCCGGCTGAAGTCCACGGGACCTGTCTAGAATGTTCTCAGGGGTCGGGGTCTGAGCAGCACCGTAACTGTCACTGCTCCTCAGCCCGCCTGTCGTCTGGGTCAGAGTCCTGGTCGGGGTCTGGGTCGGGGTCCAGCCACGACAGACCTtcagagggaggcaggatggagagaaTACGAAccaagagaaagaagaggaagagaaagcggggcggggggagggtgcTGCGGTCTCtgacggggggtgggggggggaggaagaggccgGACAGGAGCCGCCGGTGCCGGGACAAGGCTGCCGAGTCGGCCCTGGAGACGGCTGATAACTGCACAGTGAAGAAGGACAGGAGGAAACAGGAAATAG GGAAAACTGTGGAGACCCAGAAACTGGCCTTAAAGAAAACCAAGCCTCTGTTTCAGGTTGAACCAGCGTTTAAG ttGGTGTGCACGAGCCTGCAGGAGCTGAGGGAGCTGATCAGCAGGACTGAAGATGAGCTGGATGAACTGGAGAGCGCCAAGAAGAGATCT GGCCGCTGGTACTTTAAGAGAGAGGCGGTGAAGGACCTTCACATCACGCTTATCCGCCTGCTCAACGAGCTCTCACCCTGGGAGCCTAAACTGGTCAAGGCCTTCCACCGGaatag ACTGCGCCTGAAAAAGGACCACGACGACTTCAAGAAGCACCCCGAGTATGCCAACTTCGTACGGGAGGAGTGGGTGGCGGAGGAGGTGGCGAGGCGCGCTAGGAGGGGAGACggggcctcttcctcctcctcctccttctccgacTGCAGCagcagactggaggaggaggaggaggaggacactgTCCCCAGGGGCTTGTGGGCTGCAG ctgacctgaagcaggtAGGCACAGAGGCTGCGGTAGATGGCCTGGTGACTCTTCAGCAAGTCGGGACCCCAGGTGACCTTCGACCTATCACGCGTTACCTGAAGCGTATGGGGAGCGACGTCGAGGACCACCCAGCACTGAGGAAGAGGTGCCGGGCCGCCAGCGGTGCTGACTTGACCGTCCCCTCTTCATGTGGGGGGGAAGCGGACCTCCAGAGCAGACCCGGAGCCAGGGAACAGAACCCAGCAGGTGTGGTCCAGACTCATATCCAGACTCAGATCCAGGCTGGTCGAACTGGACCCGCTGTTCTGTCCCCTGCCGTGGGCTACCCCAGGAGGTATCAGCCTATACCAACCCTTCTGGCCAAGAGTGTGGGCAATAAAGTGACCTTAATGCACCGGCCTCCTTCTCCGGAACCCCCCCCTGCGCCACCTGCTCCACCTGGCCAGCCTCCGAATAGAACTTTgacgtcctcctctccccacgccACCGGGCCTTCCCTCCTCGCCTCTCTTCAACACTCTCAGCCCCCCAGCTCTCTGCCAACCTTTACtcccacccctgcagccaagcTACAACTCCCGGCCACATCCTCCGCTACGGCCCCCATGGCGGGCAAATCCCCTGGCCCTACATCCCCTGTACCAAAGAGCCCTGTCCGGGTGGTGTACCAGGTGCCAGAGGCCCTGGGCCTGCTCAAGAAGGACGGCAGCCCGGTGAAGATCTCCgtccagcccctgctggaccagAAGACCAGGGACCAGATCATGCACCAGGTGGTGATCCTGCCCAGCAGCTTGCTCCTCCACAGGCCctctgaggagaggaaggagctgCGCACTAAGACCGCTcggggctcctccccctccaaacCCTCCTCCGGGCTCTCCCTCCCAGGGGGGAGCAGCATACCTATCCAGCCAGTGGCTCCTCTCAAGGAgcccagaggggggagagatggaaccCCGTCTCCCCATGTCTCCACCAGGCAGCTCCAGACTCTACCAGCAGGCTTTAAGGTTGTGCATGCCCCAGGCTCCAAAACAAGCACACCCCAGACTGTAATGCCAAACAGGTCCCTCACTGCCAGTGCTGTGTCTACTGACTCCAGTGAAGCACATGTGGACCCCAAACAGGAGCTGAAGACCATCTGCATCCGGGACTCGCAGTCCATCTTGGTCACCACTAGAGGGGGCAACACTGGCGTGGTGAAGGTCCAGGCATCCTCAGAACAGAATCCTCATGGATTGTCCCCAAACAGCCCTGTCATCACCATCTCCCCTCAGTTAAAAGCCTTCTTGGTGTCCAAGACCTCACCACCTCCTCTTGCTCCTTCTACTGATCCGTCCTCCACAGCCCCCAGGAGCTCTATGGTCCCCCAGTCTCAGTCCCAGTCTTCCCCCTCTGGGCTGAGGATCTCCACTGGTCCTGCCCTCCACCACACCCccgtctcccccaccccctcttcccccagcaTTCCAGCAAGCAGTATTGTCACCCTGGCCATGAACCGGGGCCCCGGCCTCATCTCCCTCCCAGCTGCAGCTAAGCCTGGTCTGGCCTCAGCCTCGGCCTCACAGACCACTGTTGCTGTCAGCACCCAAGGTCCCCTCTCTCCTAACTGCCCTGTCACTCTCCCCCAAAGCCCCTCCATGCCCATGCTAGGGCTCACCCAGAATGCACTGCTGCAGTGTGTCAGCAGTCCTGCTGGGAAGAGGGCGGGTGCTGATGACAAGCAGCCAATCACAAAATTCATCTTGGTCACACCCACCTCTAacgccacccccacccccatcaaaCCTGTGGTCCTTCCGGGTTCAAAGCTGATGTTCGTCAGCCAATCCACAGTgtgctcctcccccaccaccacctcctccatagGAAGCATTCCAAAACAGGCCCAAGTGCCTGGGCTCGTAGGTCAACCCTTGACCTCGTCAGAACCAGCTGACGCTGGGAAGAAAGGAGCCCATCGGAATCCAAACGTGTGCAACACCAGCACCTCAGAAGTTCTGTCTATGGTTCCAAGTTTTGCTCTACCCTCCGGGGTTCAGATCAGATTACCGGGCCAGACCACCAGCAATGCGACCCAGCACCCAGTGAAGGGCAGCCCGTTCTGTATCTCCAGGCCCGGTGGCCTGGCTGCCTCCTCCACTGGCCTGGTGTTGGTCCAGAGCACCAGTACCATCCCCTCGCTGGGGCCTGTTGGAAGCAGAGGGTCTGGAGCTGGAAAGGTAGAGACCCCCCACTGTGCAGTCAGAACCACACaacccacacctccccacatccAGGATCCCCAGTACCACAATCCCTCAGGTGCTATTGGCACACCTGCACAGGTGATcaaggctcctcccccttcccccagagCCATGCCATCTTCACCTGTGACACCAGCCGGTAACGTTTGTACCAGCCCCACCCCGGGCACCACTGGCACAGTGCAGCAGAGAATCGTCATCAACACGTCAGCCCCACTGGCCGCCGGGACCCAGATTCTCCTCAACAACACCCGCTTCGTGGTGCCTCCCCAGGGGCTTGGTCCTGGGAGCCACATCCTTATTAtcaccagcccagcaccagcCCCTCAGGGGGCCAGCCCTGCCACCTCATGCCCATTAGGGTCCACCCTCCCTGGAACACTTGCCCCAGTGTCAGCCCCTCTCCCTGTTGGAGCTCCTGCCTTGGTTCCGGTTCCAACCAGGTTGGCCGGAACAGTGGTCCCAGCTCTGGCCCCCACCCAGCCTGCACAACAGGGGCCACGGATGGCCACTCCAGGAGCTCAGCCACAAAAAGTAGCACTTAGACTCCCAGCCACCCctatccacccctccatctctctctctgtccctcggcAGGTAGGAGCGGTCAGAGCTCCTCTGCTGGCCAGTAGcaccttgtcctcctcctctccacctggtAGCTTCGGTGCTGGCCAGGTGGTTGGAAGCACACAAAGCACTCTCAAACAGGCTGTTCTACCAACAGGAGCCACCAGGACGCCTGTCAGAGCGCAGCTCATGTCCACCGTTCAGCCAATCCAAGCACTTACAACACGGACACAGGGTCCGCCTACGGCAGCTGTTCCACCAATAGGCAGCGCACTTTCCCGGGTTCAGTCTTTACCCATCGCCACGGTACTACCAATCGGCAGCTCCTTCAATAGCACCCAGGTGGCTCCTGTAGCAGTGGTGCCTCCATCCAATAGCACTGTAATAACTACACCAGCTCAACCAATCCGGACATTGAGGACGTCGGAGACCGTCACCTTGCCTGTCGCTCTACCCAATCAAATGCAGGATTTGGAGAAACCACTTGTACAGGTCCCATTCATGTCTCCAGTGGTACCTACCAAGTTGCTGGTGAGTCCAGACGGTGCTGTACTGAACACGGTCCTGGGACCAGTTAATCAGGCCAGCCCTGTGGGTCTTTCTGCCCTGAACTCCACCCTAGTGGTCAGCCCCAGTGTCTCCTCGGTCAGGGTCCTACCCAGCCTGGGCTCAGACGGCTCCATGGATGGTACCCCTACCCCGACAGGCACTGGCTTGCCTGACCTGTGA